The following coding sequences are from one Stigmatopora nigra isolate UIUO_SnigA chromosome 12, RoL_Snig_1.1, whole genome shotgun sequence window:
- the LOC144205705 gene encoding ubiquitin-conjugating enzyme E2 D4-like isoform X1: protein MVSVYLLYPLVPSALSECEESLSFSGLRPSMELRDLQRDPPASCSAGPVGEDMFHWQATILGPNDSPYHGGVFFLSVHFPTDYPFKPPKVAFTTKIYHPNINGNGSICLDILRSQWSPALTVSKVLLSICSLLCDPNPDDPLVPDIAHTYKSDRQKYNEVARDWTKKFAM from the exons ATG gTGTCTGTGTATCTTCTTTATCCTCTTGTACCCTCTGCTCTCTCTGAAT GTGAAGAGAGTCTCTCGTTTTCAGGCCTGAGGCCTTCAATg GAACTGAGGGATTTACAACGGGATCCTCCTGCTTCATGTTCGGCTGGACCTGTCGGAGAGGACA TGTTCCATTGGCAAGCTACCATTCTGGGACCG AATGACAGCCCATATCATGGAGGGGTTTTCTTCCTCTCAGTCCATTTTCCCACAGACTACCCCTTTAAGCCACCTAAG GTGGCTTTTACGACAAAAATCTATCATCCGAACATAAACGGCAACGGCAGCATCTGCCTCGATATTCTAAGGTCGCAATGGTCACCTGCTCTCACTGTATCCAaag tgcTGTTATCCATATGCTCTTTGCTGTGTGATCCCAATCCCGACGACCCTTTAGTTCCAGACATTGCACACACGTACAAATCAGACAGACAAAA GTACAATGAAGTTGCTAGAGACTGGACCAAGAAGTTTGCAATGTAA
- the LOC144205705 gene encoding ubiquitin-conjugating enzyme E2 D4-like isoform X2, which produces MALKRINKELRDLQRDPPASCSAGPVGEDMFHWQATILGPNDSPYHGGVFFLSVHFPTDYPFKPPKVAFTTKIYHPNINGNGSICLDILRSQWSPALTVSKVLLSICSLLCDPNPDDPLVPDIAHTYKSDRQKYNEVARDWTKKFAM; this is translated from the exons ATggctttaaaaagaataaataag GAACTGAGGGATTTACAACGGGATCCTCCTGCTTCATGTTCGGCTGGACCTGTCGGAGAGGACA TGTTCCATTGGCAAGCTACCATTCTGGGACCG AATGACAGCCCATATCATGGAGGGGTTTTCTTCCTCTCAGTCCATTTTCCCACAGACTACCCCTTTAAGCCACCTAAG GTGGCTTTTACGACAAAAATCTATCATCCGAACATAAACGGCAACGGCAGCATCTGCCTCGATATTCTAAGGTCGCAATGGTCACCTGCTCTCACTGTATCCAaag tgcTGTTATCCATATGCTCTTTGCTGTGTGATCCCAATCCCGACGACCCTTTAGTTCCAGACATTGCACACACGTACAAATCAGACAGACAAAA GTACAATGAAGTTGCTAGAGACTGGACCAAGAAGTTTGCAATGTAA